From Nitrospiria bacterium:
TCTGGCCATCATGACCATTTTATGCCGGGCCAGTTTCCGCTGATCCCTGACCAGAATACATTTTCCCTTTGCAAAGACCTGCTTCCAAAGTTCCTGGCCGGCAACGTTCAATATCACCGGATCGATATCCTTTCTTAGAATACGGCCCAGCTCTACGAGATATTCGTTTCTCTTTTCACTGAATAAATCGCGATCTTGGGCATCCAAGACAATGCCAAGATCGACGTCGCTTCGATCACGTTCTTTGCCTCGAGCAAAAGATCCAAACAGATAAACCGCAATGACTTCTCGTTTGGCGCCGAAATAGGTTCTTATCTTTTCTTCGAGCACATTTTGTTTTGACGAACCGGTTACCACGAACTTATCGCCTCTCTATATTAGGTCCCGATGCCGGATACGAATTTTCACCGCACGGAAAGTTATAAAGTTTTTCCTGAGGTAAAGCAAGAAATAGGTAAACCCACCGAAACCACCGGACTGGTTTTCTGGTTCATTTTGTTTGTTTAGTTTGTCTGGTTTATCTCGTTTATCTGGTTCGTCTGGTTTATTTGGTTTATCTGGTTTTACCCATCACCCTTTACTCATCACTGTCCCTACCACCCCTCACTCTTCACGTATTCTTAAGGGCTTACCTCGAACCTCAAACGTTCTTCGCTTC
This genomic window contains:
- a CDS encoding nucleotidyltransferase domain-containing protein: MVTGSSKQNVLEEKIRTYFGAKREVIAVYLFGSFARGKERDRSDVDLGIVLDAQDRDLFSEKRNEYLVELGRILRKDIDPVILNVAGQELWKQVFAKGKCILVRDQRKLARHKMVMMARIAEFGPYRNRMQSGLIRKVMAVDPLVDRDLDLILAKASSLKRH